TAAAGGTATTAGAAGACAATGTACTCGTAAAAAAAGCCCTTGAGTCGATTCCTGAAGGAAGTGTCCTTGTAGTAGACGGCGGTGGGTCTACTCGCTGTGCTCTTATGGGTGATAATCTTGCAGCCATTGCAGCAGAAAGAAACCTTGCTGGTGTTATTATTTACGGCTGTATCAGAGACTCTGGAGAAATCAATGAGATGCCGGTGGGAATTTGTGCTTTAGGTACGAACCCTTTTAAATCAATTAAAAAAGGGGAAGGGGAAAGCGACGTTCCACTCCGTTTTGCTAATGCTGAATGGAAGCCTGGAGCCTGGGTGTATGCCGATGAAGATGGTATTTTATTGGCTGATGAGAAGCTTCAAATCTAATTCTTTTCTTTCTACAGGGCTGTCTCGAAAACAGGAGGCAGCCTTCCTGCTTTACATAGACAATCATTACTCCTCAGGACGCGGCTCATTTTATATGATACAAATTGACATTGCCTTTCTTTAATCCAGCCCTTTACTTTTAGTACGATCTCACTGATTTCATTATTTTGCATTTACCATATTTGCTCCTCCTTCTTAATCTTGTATTGTATTTAGTGTGACATAAGATAAGAGAGGAGAATGCTGCAAATGTCGAACAAACTCATTTATCCATTTTTAACCGCTTCATTAATTTTTCCTATTGGAGGCTGCCAAGAAGGCTCAAAAGAAACAAATACCCCAAATGAAGAAGAAGGGCAGGACAGGTCTGGTGAGTGGTCTTATAAAGGGGACACCGGGCCGGAGCACTGGGGCGATTTAGATCCCGATTATGCAGCTTGTGTTGATGGCAGTGAGCAATCACCTATTAATATTGAATTTTCTCAAGTAACCGAAGATGACCAAAACATAGAAAGTATGAAAATCGATTATAACCCTGCTTCGTTTACTCTTGTTAATAACGGGCATACCGTTCAAGCGGAAAGCCCATCAGAAATGAACAGATTAGTGATCGACGAAAACGAATATGAACTCTCCCAGTTTCATTTTCACACTCCAAGTGAGCATCAGTTTAATGGTGAAAAATATGATATGGAGCTGCACCTCGTCCACGAAGATAAAAACGGTAAACTAGCTGTGATTGGTGTGATGCTTCAAGAAGGCGAGGAGCATGAGGAACTTTCTGAGGCTTGGGAAAACCTTCCTGCATCTGAAAATGCTAAGGATATTGCAATGGATGAACCAATTGACTTACAAGCTCTTCTCCCAGAAGACCAGAACTCTTTTCATTATAATGGTTCTTTAACCACACCTCCATGTACAGAAGAAGTACATTGGATTATCTTTGAACAACCAATGGAAATGTCTAATGAGCAAATTCAAGGTTTTCAACAAATTTTCCCTGACAATCACCGTCCTGTCCAAGAGAGAAACGATCGTGAAATATTGAAAAACTAATTTTGGAGGGATTCTATGACTTTTACTTCTATGCACCAAAAATTCCTTTTTCCGATGGCAAAAGACCGCCGCCGTTTGGACAATATCTTATTTCGCATTTCCAAAACAAAGACAAAGCTGCAAAAAGAAAAGGAAGAGTATTATAACGAAGAAAAAGACCGCCTGACCATAAAAGAATATTATAAAAATATAGATTTTGAAACACAGCCAAGAGAGGAAGTATTTCAATCCTTACATGACCTTATTACAAAAACACATATAAACGAGGTGAACTACAACCCGACGGAATACGTCTATCCTTGGGTGGATTTACAACCAGATGGCACGTTAACGAGTATTTACTCTGGTCAAAACAGACGGGCTGAAGATGTGATCAAAGAAGATTATGAGACAGCTTTAAAGCGAGAACAAGAGCTGGAAAAACAACCCTCTGCAAACAACGATTCTTTAAAAAATCAAGTCATAAACATAGAAAATAATTTTAAATTTAATTGCGAGCACGTCGTACCGCAGTCTTGGTTTCAAAGAAAAGAACCGATGCGCGGCGATATTCATCATTTGTTCACCTGTGACCCTGTTTGCAATTCTATACGAAGTAATTTCCCTTATTATGATTTCAAGGACTATGATCCAGAATCAGCAAGAGTTCAGAAAGTAACGAAAAATTGCGGCAAAGCGGAGAATGAATTGTTTGAGCCTGAATATGCAAAAGGTGCCGTTTCAAGAGCCATGCTTTATTTTTTATTAAGATATCCTAATAGGATTGAGCGCTCTTATTACAAACAAATACACATAGATCATTTGCTGAGCTGGCACGAGCAGTTCCCCGTTTCTGTTTATGAAAAACACCGCAATCAAGCCACTTATGAAATACAGGGAAACCGCAATCCCATTATTGATTTTCCAGAAATAGCTCCTCGTATTTTCAACCCATAACCTAACTATTACGTAAAACAATCCCGCTTTTTTTCAAAGAGCGGTTTTTTTTTTGGCTGCATGACGTCTATGTAAGCCTTACCATTGATATAACAGGCTTTACTTTAGTTTACAATACCCCTATAATCGTAGAGGTATTAATTATTTACCTGGGTAAATATCGGAGGCTGCCAATATATGGATACAAGCGCACTGTTTCACTTCTTAAATCAAAAAGTCCGGCTATTATCAAAAGAGTTAAATGAACATCTGCACAAGCATGACTTATATACGTCTCAATGGACTATTTTGTATGTGCTCAGCGAAAAAGGTCCAATGTCGCAAACTGATATCTGGCAATACTTAAAGGTAGAAGCACCAACAATGACACGTACACTTGCGAGAATGGAAACGAGCGGGTGGATTCACCGAAAGCCAGGTAAAGACAAACGAGAACGCATTGTCGTTTTAACCGAAGAAGCAAAAGAAAATTTACCTGAGGTCAAACATACCATCAAACAATTTGAACAGCAATTCGCCGCTTACCTATCAAACAGTGAACAAGAACAGCTTTATCACCTATTAGAAAAATTGGGAACGAAAAGGGGTGACGAATGAAATGACTAGCTCTTCACAAAAGATTTGGACGAAAGATTTTTTTAGCATATCATTTGTACACTTTATTGTGTTTGTCATTTTTTATACACTATTAACAACACTCCCACTCTATGTTGTTAATGATTTAAAAGGTACAGAAGCCCAAGGGGGCTTAATTGTAACATCGATGCTTTTAGCTGCTATTTTGATTCGCCCGTTTTCGGGGAACTTGCTTGAGAGCGCCGGGAAAGAAAAAGTATTAAAAGGCAGCGTTCTTTTGTTTACGATCACCACTTTTGGATATATGTGGGTAGAAGGATTTACTGCTCTTATCCTTCTTCGTTTCATCCACGGTTTGTCTTTTGGAATTGCTACAACAGCTACAGCCGCTATCGCTGCAGATGCATTACCCGCAAAACGCCGTGGAGAAGGATTAGGCTATTTTACGATGGCTATGAATCTAGCTGTTGTTGCTGGTCCGTTTATAGGCTTGACACTCATCCAATTTGTGTCCTTTTACCATTTATTTATTATTCTTATTATTTTTATGATTATCGGCGTTATATGTACGTTTTTTATTAACGTTCCGGAAACAGAAAAAACAAAGGAATCTTTACAGAAAAGAAAGCTGTCCCTTGATAGTCTTTTTGAATTTCGTGCCATGCCGATTTCTCTTATAAGCAGTCTGGTCGCTTTTGCTTACGCTGGTATCGTTTCGTTCATTTCTGTATATGCATCCAATATCGGATTGGGCCATATGTCTAATTATTTCTTTCTCGTATTTGCAGTGACCATGCTGGCTTTTCGACCTTTTCTCGGCCGTTTATTTGATCAGCTCGGTCCTAAAATCGTAATCCTTCCCTGTCTATTCCTTTTTTCCTGCGGGTTAATTGTATTAAGCATAGCTGAATCTGGTTTATTATTTCTTTTATCTGCTGCGCTTATCGGGGTAGGATACGGAACGATTCTGCCGTGCGTCTTATCTTTAGCAGTACAATATGCACCTGATACAAGAAACGGTCATGCCACAGCCACGTTTTTCACGTTGTATGACTTAGGGATTGCAGTAGGTTCATATATTTTAGGTATTGTAGTATCCATGACCGGCTTTTCTCATATGTTCGTATACAGTTCCATTCTTGTTGTTATAACAGCTGCTGGTTTTTATTTCTTATTAAACCGTTCGGAAGCCAAAGAGAAAGTCGGATTGCATTATGAAAAAGCTGATAATAGATAAGTAGAAATATGAATAACGAAGCTTAATATGGGGCTGTTTTGACAAAGAATCATTGCCAAAACAGCCCCATTTTATTAGGATTGAGTAGTCTTTTGGAATTGAGCGGTTTCTGTAGACCCTTTCATTGCTGTTGTAGAAGAGGTACCGCCTGAGATTACTTGAGAAACTTCGTCAAAGTAACCAGTTCCAACTTCACGTTGGTGACGAGTAGCTGTATAGCCATCTGCTTCACTTGCAAATTCAGCTTGCTGAAGTTCGGAGTAAGCACCCATGCCGCGTTCCTTATAACCGCGCGCCAATTCAAACATACTGTGATTTAAGGCATGGAAACCTGCTAGTGTAACAAATTGGAACTTATAACCCATTTTACCGATTTCTTTCTGGAAGTTTTCAATCGTTTCTTGATCCAGATTTGCCTGCCAGTTAAAGGAAGGAGAACAATTATAAGCAAGCATCTTTCCAGGGAACTTCGCATGAATAGCATCTGCAAAACGCTTTGCTTCTTCAAGATCAGGTTTTGATGTTTCGCACCAGATAAGATCTGCATAAGGAGCATACGCAAGGCCGCGGGCAATTGCTTGGTCCATGCCTGCATTGGTACGGTAAAATCCTTCCGCTGTTCTTTCTCCCGTAATAAATTCATGATCAGCAGGGTCGACATCACTTGTGATGAGATCAGCTGCATCCGCATCTGTTCTAGCTAACAATATAGTATCTGTACCGCTTACATCAGCTGCAAGTCTCGCTGAAATAAGATTTCTCACAGCCGTTTGGGTTGGTACAAGTACTTTTCCGCCCAAGTGACCGCATTTTTTCTCAGAAGCGAGCTGATCTTCAAAGTGAACCCCAGAAGCCCCTGCTTCAATCATGCTTTTCATAAGTTCAAAGACGTTTAACTGACCGCCAAACCCTGCTTCAGCATCCGCTACAATGGGAGCAAAGTAATCTGTATCACCGCTGCCTTCCATATGCTGAACTTGATCGGCACGCTGAAGCGCCTGGTTAATTCGTTTTACTACGTTCGGTACACTGTTTGAAGGATAAAGGCTTTGATCCGGATACATCTGCCCGGAAAGATTGGCATCAGCTGCTACCTGCCAGCCGCTTAAGTAAATCGCTTTCAAACCTGCTTTTACTTGCTGTACTGCCTGGTTTCCTGTTAAAGCCCCCAAAGAGTTAACATATGGCTCGCTGTGAAGCAGGTCCCAAAGCTTTTTTGCACCTGTTTTTGCTAACGTATGTTCAATTTGCAAGGATCCTCTTAGTTTTACTACATCCTCAGCTGAGTAAGGGCGTTCAATGCCAATCCATCTGTCCTCTGCTTCCCACTGTTCTTGCAATTTTTTAGCTTCTTCTTGAATGTTTCCCATGTTTCTCATCTCCTTTGTATTAGTAAAATTGAAGAGATTCAGCCAGCCCCTTTCCAGCTTATCCCTTTCTGTCTAAAACTGTTTTAATACAGTTTGTTTTGATATTAATTATAATATAACAGAGATAGCTGTTATGCAACATGATTTTGGAAAAAAGTTAGTATTTTATATAAGTTTTAATATTCTGAAAACAAATTTATTGATATACCTGCTTTTCATAGGTTTAACTAAAGAAACACAATTTATTGTTTTCTATCTGTTATGTTACAAAAGTAGTGGTATCATCGTGGAAAAGATTTCTGGTTTTAATTCAGCGCTTCTCCTCTTGAATCCAGTTTTTCTACCTGCCGCAGCAAATAAAAATCTCCAGACATCAGCATCTGGAGACTGTTTCCTTTTCTTATTTTCTATTTTCAAACCATATATAGGAGACCTGATTGGCTTCTACTGAATCTTTTTCTAAGGTAATTTTTCCGTCTTCAAATTCGTAAATTTCGGACCATAAGTTATCCATCTCATTCCAGAAACGGTTATCTGGAGTACCTAGCATCTCTTCTGCATTTTGTTGGTCAAAGGCTGTTTTATTTGTTTCTACAGCTATGGACTCCACTTCGTTTGTATTTGGGTTTAAGAAAAAGGTAAAAACACCATATCGTAAAAATTCTCCACCTTCAAACCAGCCCGTTTCATCTGGGCTCCCTAATCTTTCTTGTACGTTGTGTTTATCTTCGTTCAAGTAAGAGGTGTCTATTTCTTCATGCAGCGGGGCAATCAGCTCATTAAATATTTCAGCGCCTTCTTTTATCTCTTTTGCACTTTTCACCTCACTGGGCGGCTGTTTCTCTTCGACAGGCTTAACAGCTTTTTCAGCCTGTTTTATCGGCAGCGTTTGATCTTGTTCTTCAGCTATGCAGCTCGTTAATATTCCAATACTAAAAAGCATTCCCAAAATCTTTTTTATCATAGCTCTTCCCCCATTACTTCAGCTAAAAGCTTTTAGGACGTTCAATAGCTTATAATAATGTATTACCTTTCTTTTCCTATTTTTACACCTTCATATCGTTCTTTTTAGTGAAATAAGCCATTAGTCTCAGGGGGACATTAGAAAAACTCGACTTTCCGCCAACTCAAATGGCGAAAGTCGTAGTTTTACTTATACATTGATCCATTAACAAAATTAAATTAATTTTGATCAGCCGTCTTTGCATATTCCTGTACCGCTTGTTTTTCTCCTGCCTCCATCCTTGCCATTCTTCTAGTACAAACAAGAGTTACGCATAGAAGGAAAAGAGAACCCGCTGCGACACCCGGCCAGCCAAACTGCGGCCACAACCAGCCGTAATAAAAACTGCCAAGGCTTCCTCCTAAATAGTAAGACGTTAAATACAAGCCTGACGCACTTGCTTTTGCTTTTTCTGCATGTCTTGTAACCCAAGAACTCGAACTGGAATGAGCAAAAAAGAAGCCAAAGCTAAGCACTAAGAGCGCTAAGATAACAATGGGGAATGAAGGAATGAACGATAACAGCAATGCAAGAGCCATAAGACCAATTCCAATAAAAATACAAGATGTTTGCTGCCATTTTTGTGCTGCTTTGCCTGCTAACGTTGAACTGACAGTACCTGCTCCATACGTAAGAAACAATAAGCCCAGCACCGCTGTAGATACGTGAAACGGTTCCCCGCTAAGGTAGTAAGTTATAAAGTTAAAAATGCCGATAAATACGAGAAAATGAAGACCGCCTATAATATAGGCATAACGCATCACAGTATTTGCCAGGTGCTCTTTATTATCGGCCAGCACTTCTTTTAATTGAAATGGTCTAGATTTAAATTGCTTAGATCGAGGCAAAAACAGATAAACTATAAAAAACAACACAAAACTGATACTGGCCATAACAACAAAGGCACCTCGCCAGTCCCAAATATCTGTCAATACCCCGCTCAGCACTCTTCCACCCATGCCTCCTACACTGTTACAGCTAATATAGATCCCTACAGCAACAGTCATCGCTCTCATCTTATACTCTTCGCTAATGTAAGCCATTGCTGCCACGGGAATTCCAGCAAGAGCAGCCGCTTGAAAGATTCTTGCTGCCAGCAGCCACTCAAAGGAAGGAGCCATACTAATCGCCAATGTTCCAAGCGTACCAAGAGCCATTGAGATAAATATTATATTTCTTCTACCAAACGCATCAGAGAGAGCTGTATAAAGAAAAAAGCTGATTCCTAACACGAATAGAGAAACAGAGATCGTTAAGCTGGACACGGTTTCGGAAATTCCAAATTCTTCTGTAAACAACGGCAAGAGCGGTTGTGGGAAATACATATTGGCAAATATAAGCAGAGACGAAGCCCCTAATGCTGCCGTTGCTTTCCAAAATGTCTTTGTTTTAACATCTATCACGACAAATGGCCTTCTTTCTATCATGGAGTCATATCATTTATGCTACCAGTGATTTTTTCATAAATAAAATATATAATAATTATTAAATCGATAACTTTTTTTTATTTAAGGTGGGAACAGGATGAATCTTAAACAACTTATCTACTTTTTGACCATCATCGAACACGAAAGTTTTACGAAAGCAGCTGCTGAACTTCGAGTCGCACAGCCTGCGATTACAAAATCTATTCAAAATCTTGAACATGAAATAGGTCTGCGCCTATTCATTCGTGAAAAACGAAGCGTGCGGTTAACAATGGAAGGCAGCGTGTTAAAAAAGCACGCGTTGGAAATCCGTCAAAAAATAAACCAAACAAAAAAAGAATTAAAAGAAATAAAAGAGGGGATTCGCGGAACCGTTCAAATTGGCATTCCGTCGATGGCAGGGTCGTATTATTTTCCCGACAAACTGTCTCTCTTTAAAGAAAAGCATCCAGACATGGAAATAGACATATACGAAGCAGGCACTACTGCTATAGAAAAGGAAATTTTAGAAGGAAATTTGGAAATGGGTACAGTGGTAGTGGATGAAGTCTCGGAGATGCTTGATATTCACCCTTTTTTGCAGGAACCGCTAATGTTGGTCGTCCCTCCCTCACATCCTCTGGCTTCTAGCTCCTCCGTTTCTTTAGAAAAGCTTGTACATGAACCTTTAATTTTATTTAAAGAAGGATACTACCAGCGAAAAGTGATTGACCGGGCTGGGGAGTTAGCGGGGAAAAGTCCTCATATTGCTTTTGAAACCAATCAAATTTCGATGGCAAAATCATTAACTGAAAGAAGCTTTGGAGTTACTGTTTTTTTAAACATGGTGATTCGTTCAGACGAAAATCTAGTTGCAATTCCTTTTGACCCGCCGATTATTTTAACTTTGGGAATTGCCCATAAAAAAAATTTGCCGCTGTCCACGGCAAACGACATTTTTCTATCTTTTTTAAAAAAAGAAGTACGCGATCAATAACTTGGAAAAATAATCAGGGAACTACTCGACACCCGTTTCGATAAATACGGTTGTACGTTCTGCGAGATCTAGGTCGGTAATAACATAATCTCTTCCTTGATTGGAATAGGCTTTAAACACCCGAATGACCGGGCGCTGGGGCAGCCCTTTGTGCTGGCTGACGACAATTCCTGCCTCACCTGTAATCAATTTTACCTGGCTTCCAGCTGGATAAAATGCAATCGTTCGTAAAAACTTCCAGACTACAGTAAAACCTAAAAGATGTTCACACGCTTCAGTTCATCATATTCTCCACCACCATTTACGAGATTATTATAATAGTTAGCGACAGCTGTAATTCTGGCAAGCGAGTGAATATCTTTTTCTTTCATTGACAGCGGCAGGCCGCTTCCGTTAATATGATGCTCATGGTGGGCAAGCGCAATGTGAGAGAAAAGCGTGCTTATTTCTTTGTTTTTTCTTAAAAAATTGAAGCCAATGCAAGAATGATGCTCATCTGAACTTCTGCTTCCCGGTAGAATCTTTCCGATATCATGCAGCAGGGCCCCGGTTGCAAGTTCTTGCAGCTTTGTCCGGTCTAACCCCATTTTTCGTTCCGGTTAAGACTGCCATAATACATACATTCATAGAATGCATATATAACGCATTATCGGTCGTTCGAATATCTGTTAAGTTTAAAAGAATATTACTGTTTAATAGGATTTCGTCCATTAAAGCATATACCGATTTATTTATCGCTTTTATATCTAAGTCTCCACCACTTTGTACATATTGAAAGGATTCGGCCAGCTGAGAAACTGTTGTTCTTCTCGTTTTTTCAGTAACAACTTCTTCTACGGTGACATCACTCAATGCTTCTTCTTCTAAATAAACGGCCTGTACTCCCATATGATGTAATTTTGAGATTAAACCAACAGTAAGAGGGACGCCTGCATTTAATAAAATACGGCCGTCACTGGCATAAATATGGCGTGCTAATTTATCTCCCTGCTCGATATGCTGTGTTAAAGTGTACCGCATAAGTATCACCTTCCGAGCTTTTGTTTCTATGATTATAATAATAAATTACTAATTCCTCTATTATATCGGACAGTCAGGCCAAAATAACAAGCATATTTATTAGAAAAGCGCAATCGCTGGTCAGCCGCAACAAGTTAATGTTCTCCAGGCAAAAAAGTCGCTTTTTGACTTTTATGACTGGAGGTTATTGAACCTCGAGCGGCTGGGCGCTGAAGCTAGACATGGAAAACGCCAAACTTCTATACTTTCTTACTATTAAAAAAACTCGGGTTGCCATCCAGTACTCATGGCAATATACTTTGATCCTTTAACAAAGTTAACTTTCTTAAAGAATTAAAAAAAGAAAAGCCGTATCAATTTGCTGATCGGAATTATTCAGCAATTGTAACAGCTTTTCGTTATTCGTTAATGACGTGTTGTTTTTAAATAAGATTTTGCAACATAACGAACATCTGGAGACCAATGATTCAAGGAAGCAGTCATTGCTTTTTCTACGGTTTCAACGCCTTCTTCCTCCCAATAACCGAGAACTTCTTCTGCCCCGGCGTCTTGCAGAAAAGAATGTACCGCCGAACATACTTTATCGGAGTCTTCTCCTTTCACACGCATATGAATCTTGTCACCAATTCGAATGGTTGTAAATACGGACATCATGCCAAGTACACTTTTTCCGTTTGCTGCCGTATTCTTTTTTTCCATGAACACATCACTTTCATAGTGTTCTAAAAGGTGTACAAGCTCTAGCACTTTATGAACGGATAAGCTTTTGAACAACGAAATCGTTTCCTGTTGTTCCATTATCATCTTCTCCTTTTTACACTGTTTAGCATTAAAAACAAGTCAGTCAACAATATTAGAAAAACTCAGCTTGCCGCCGAGTTTTTCTAACGATCTTTAAAGCCTACCCTATTATAAATAGTTCTTCTAAAAATATCTACCGGTTTGTGAGAAGAATTCACAGAAATGTCGCACCTGTTATTCATCCACTGTTTCTTTTCTAGTTGTCTTCTTCAGATGGTTGTCTTCAAGCGCTGCGTAAAAGTCTTCTGGATACCTTTCCACATACATTGACCTTGATGGGAAAGCAATGTTTACTTCTTCTTCTTCTAAAATTTTAATCACTTCAAGGTTCATTTTCTGCTTGATGTCAAACCATTCCACCCATGCAGTTGTTTTTGTGAAAAAGTAAAGAAATATATTATATGAAGAAGCACCCATTTCATTTAATTTTACGATAATAAGTTCTTTGTCTATGTCTTCGTGCTCTTGCAGCATATCTTCGATTCTTTCTACTACGCGCTCTAGCTTTTTCCTTGAAGTAGCATACTCCACACCGACGTTAAAACTAATCAAACGCTTGTCCATTTCTGACCAGTTTGTAATGGCTTCATGCGCTAACGTTCGGTTCGGCACAGTTACAAGCGAATCTTCAAACGTGCGCACTTTCGTACTGCGAAAAGATATATCCTCTACAATCCCTTCGACTGTCGGTGTTTCAATCCAATCACCATTTTTAAATGGACGTTCAGTGACGATGATAATACCGCCAAAAAAGTTGCTGAGCGTATCTTGAGCAGCCAGCGCAAAAGCCAGTCCGCCAAGACCTAACCCTGCAATAAATCCATTAATATCATAATCCCACTCATATGCCACAACAGTAATGGTCAGCGCGATAATAACAAAACGCAGCAGCTTCGATAAAAAGGGAATAAGCATGCTGTCTTCGCCGTCTTCCATTTTTTCAGAAATTTTATCAAACAAACTTGAAGACGTCGAAACAAAATTGAACAGCCCCCATCCTACGCAAACAATAATAATGGACCTGTATATAGTATTAATTAAACCTAATTGTTCACGTGGAATAGGCAAGTATAAAATTGCCAAGTAAATTCCCAGCACGCCGATAAAAAAACGGATCGGCTTTTCAAATGCAACGAGCATATTCGTAAATATATCAGTCGGCGATTTCTTTGCAAACCGCATCACAAATCGAAACAGATAGGCTGTAAAAATTTTGCGGAAAATAAAGATAAGCAAAAATATAGCAAACGCAATTCCCATATCAATCCAAGGAAGATCTAAAAACCAATACCACCAATTGTATAAATAATCCATTGCCTTCCCTCCATACAAATCATTACCCGTTTTATCTTAACATGTTGCAATATTTAACTTCCATTTATATATCATCAGAATAAAATTACAGGTAGTATAAAACAGCAAAACTGAAGAGCACAGGACCCTACAGAACTGCCGCTCGTGTATATATTTATTGATAAAGACTGGTCTAAAAACAATTAATGTTTTTGTTCCTTCCTTTGGATCACGGAGTTTTCATATAACTTCCTTTTATCTGCCTGATATATAAGCAAAGAGGAGAGATTTGGGTAAACTACTCCCTCTGGAGCTATCCCAATTGTCAGATCTCAACAAACGCAAACTGGAAAAGTATTACTGACATAAATCTGAAGGTTCAAGGAAAAATAATGAACAGCTTAAAAATATATACATCATTACCTCTTATTTACTGAATGCCTGTAATCATGCACAGCCCCAAAAACATTTGCTGCTGCCGTTTCACTATATGTTCAAGAGAGATCATAAGGGGACAAAGAAAGTGATACGTAAATTAAATAAAATTTTAAAAACAAGCAAACCAAAAAAAAACAAATCAAAAAATGAACAGTTGCTAGGAAACTCTTCTCAACCTTCTAATAATCAAACACCTATATCTAAAAATATTGACGAAAACGAAAAGTTTCTTCGTTCCCTTTATGAGAACAGTTTTGATGTGGTTTTTCGCGAGTTTTCTATTGCAAGAAAAGAAAAAGCACTTCTTATATACATTGATGGTATGTCTAATTTGGAAGAAATCGATAAACATATTCTTTCTCCATTAATGAAGGAAAGCATTGATAAAGATTACGAAAGTCTATCCGTTTTAGTTAAAAATGTATTATCGGTATCGGAAGTAGAAGAAATTAATTCATTTAAGCGATTAACACAGGCGTTATCTTACGGGAAACCAATAGTTTTAATAGAAGGGTTTGATCATGCCGTTGCTTTCGGGCTGCAAAAATGGGATCAGCGCGGCATTGAGGAACCCATTTCAGAAGCAGTCGTGCAAGGGCCTCGTGAAGGTTTTAACGAAGTGCTTAAAACGAACGCTACCATGTTACGGCGGAGGATCAGAAGTCCTCAATTTAAAATGAAGACAAAACAAATTGGGAGATATACGGCAACTGAAATTGCAATATGCTACGTGGAAGGTTTAGCAGAACCGACACTGCTTGAAGAAGTAGAAAATCGATTGGAACGTATCGATATCGACGGTATATTGGAAAGCACTTATTTAGAGGAAATGATTGAAGACGATCCGACCTCTCCATTTCCACAGATGCTTCGTACAGAAAGACCGG
This DNA window, taken from Alteribacillus bidgolensis, encodes the following:
- the rraA gene encoding ribonuclease E activity regulator RraA, with translation MGITADICDVHKENVVLADSIFHSFGQKTSFSGPIHTVKVLEDNVLVKKALESIPEGSVLVVDGGGSTRCALMGDNLAAIAAERNLAGVIIYGCIRDSGEINEMPVGICALGTNPFKSIKKGEGESDVPLRFANAEWKPGAWVYADEDGILLADEKLQI
- a CDS encoding MarR family winged helix-turn-helix transcriptional regulator → MDTSALFHFLNQKVRLLSKELNEHLHKHDLYTSQWTILYVLSEKGPMSQTDIWQYLKVEAPTMTRTLARMETSGWIHRKPGKDKRERIVVLTEEAKENLPEVKHTIKQFEQQFAAYLSNSEQEQLYHLLEKLGTKRGDE
- a CDS encoding MFS transporter, with the protein product MIDVKTKTFWKATAALGASSLLIFANMYFPQPLLPLFTEEFGISETVSSLTISVSLFVLGISFFLYTALSDAFGRRNIIFISMALGTLGTLAISMAPSFEWLLAARIFQAAALAGIPVAAMAYISEEYKMRAMTVAVGIYISCNSVGGMGGRVLSGVLTDIWDWRGAFVVMASISFVLFFIVYLFLPRSKQFKSRPFQLKEVLADNKEHLANTVMRYAYIIGGLHFLVFIGIFNFITYYLSGEPFHVSTAVLGLLFLTYGAGTVSSTLAGKAAQKWQQTSCIFIGIGLMALALLLSFIPSFPIVILALLVLSFGFFFAHSSSSSWVTRHAEKAKASASGLYLTSYYLGGSLGSFYYGWLWPQFGWPGVAAGSLFLLCVTLVCTRRMARMEAGEKQAVQEYAKTADQN
- a CDS encoding carbonic anhydrase, coding for MSNKLIYPFLTASLIFPIGGCQEGSKETNTPNEEEGQDRSGEWSYKGDTGPEHWGDLDPDYAACVDGSEQSPINIEFSQVTEDDQNIESMKIDYNPASFTLVNNGHTVQAESPSEMNRLVIDENEYELSQFHFHTPSEHQFNGEKYDMELHLVHEDKNGKLAVIGVMLQEGEEHEELSEAWENLPASENAKDIAMDEPIDLQALLPEDQNSFHYNGSLTTPPCTEEVHWIIFEQPMEMSNEQIQGFQQIFPDNHRPVQERNDREILKN
- a CDS encoding endonuclease I family protein: MTFTSMHQKFLFPMAKDRRRLDNILFRISKTKTKLQKEKEEYYNEEKDRLTIKEYYKNIDFETQPREEVFQSLHDLITKTHINEVNYNPTEYVYPWVDLQPDGTLTSIYSGQNRRAEDVIKEDYETALKREQELEKQPSANNDSLKNQVINIENNFKFNCEHVVPQSWFQRKEPMRGDIHHLFTCDPVCNSIRSNFPYYDFKDYDPESARVQKVTKNCGKAENELFEPEYAKGAVSRAMLYFLLRYPNRIERSYYKQIHIDHLLSWHEQFPVSVYEKHRNQATYEIQGNRNPIIDFPEIAPRIFNP
- the aceA gene encoding isocitrate lyase, translated to MGNIQEEAKKLQEQWEAEDRWIGIERPYSAEDVVKLRGSLQIEHTLAKTGAKKLWDLLHSEPYVNSLGALTGNQAVQQVKAGLKAIYLSGWQVAADANLSGQMYPDQSLYPSNSVPNVVKRINQALQRADQVQHMEGSGDTDYFAPIVADAEAGFGGQLNVFELMKSMIEAGASGVHFEDQLASEKKCGHLGGKVLVPTQTAVRNLISARLAADVSGTDTILLARTDADAADLITSDVDPADHEFITGERTAEGFYRTNAGMDQAIARGLAYAPYADLIWCETSKPDLEEAKRFADAIHAKFPGKMLAYNCSPSFNWQANLDQETIENFQKEIGKMGYKFQFVTLAGFHALNHSMFELARGYKERGMGAYSELQQAEFASEADGYTATRHQREVGTGYFDEVSQVISGGTSSTTAMKGSTETAQFQKTTQS
- a CDS encoding MFS transporter produces the protein MTSSSQKIWTKDFFSISFVHFIVFVIFYTLLTTLPLYVVNDLKGTEAQGGLIVTSMLLAAILIRPFSGNLLESAGKEKVLKGSVLLFTITTFGYMWVEGFTALILLRFIHGLSFGIATTATAAIAADALPAKRRGEGLGYFTMAMNLAVVAGPFIGLTLIQFVSFYHLFIILIIFMIIGVICTFFINVPETEKTKESLQKRKLSLDSLFEFRAMPISLISSLVAFAYAGIVSFISVYASNIGLGHMSNYFFLVFAVTMLAFRPFLGRLFDQLGPKIVILPCLFLFSCGLIVLSIAESGLLFLLSAALIGVGYGTILPCVLSLAVQYAPDTRNGHATATFFTLYDLGIAVGSYILGIVVSMTGFSHMFVYSSILVVITAAGFYFLLNRSEAKEKVGLHYEKADNR